A DNA window from Calliphora vicina chromosome 1, idCalVici1.1, whole genome shotgun sequence contains the following coding sequences:
- the LOC135963956 gene encoding probable 2-oxoglutarate dehydrogenase E1 component DHKTD1 homolog, mitochondrial translates to MLRHMCNQHLNKSLWIQQQLQQRCCYHSEKGVFGYRPRTQREYKVPEDVLQSRNAQGNVYRWVEAYRKYGHKLAAVNPISIKSQQSSLDELNPAYYGLQSQENVQPQGLLNAPDVAAATMTTVGELEVKLKELYCGKAVSAEFGYIENLEEREWLALHFEQLNAQSQQYLSNDNRKQIAELLIKSQAWDNFMATKYPTVKRYGGEGAESLLAFFWQLLRNSAQDDLKQIVVAMPHRGRTELQTILLNMRPAKVFRKLSGESEFPEDCQAMSDVISHFHISEDLNVEGKNIHFCMVRNPSHLEAANPVAMGKTRSKQQTLKDGAFSDEAEKPFASSVLNVILHGDAAFAGQGVNQECLNMAYVPHFEIGGSVHLIVNNQVGFTTPGDRGRSTDYTSDLAKTIQAPVFHVNGDDPEMVALVTKLAFEYQRQFRKDIFIDMNCFRRWGHNELDDPMFTNPLVYTIVNNRKTVPDLYAEKLNEQSILSAEEAKKMHNDYMDYLSEELLLAPKYKPEPSYFQEQWQHLTTASDNVTYWDTGLDYGLLNYIGQQSVKYPEGFNVHPHLKKTHIEGRIKKLNAGAKIDWSTAEALAVGSLMYQGYNVRISGEDVGRGTFSHRHVMLVDQETNEMFIPLNELKGGHDGKLEVAHSILSEEAVLAFEYGMAIDNPNNLIIWEAQFGDFANGAQIIIDNFIISGETKWMDSNGLVLLLPHGYDGAASEHSSCRIERFLQLCDSKECAADSDNVNVQIVNPTTPAQYFHVLRRQQIRNFRKPLIVVAPKVLLRLSAATSTHTDFAPGTQFHNVLGDSTVHQDSVKRVVLCSGKHYYNLADERQAQNAQDTAIIRVESLCPFPAYELQQEMAKYKNATKFVWSQEEHRNMGAWNFVKPRFENLVGKQLEYCGRDEAPTSATGIGKVHKREVEEIVQRPFKM, encoded by the exons TACCGGAAGATGTGCTGCAGTCGAGAAATGCCCAAGGTAATGTATATCGTTGGGTGGAAGCTTATCGCAAATATGGCCACAAATTGGCAGCCGTAAATCCCATAAGCATCAAAAGTCAACAAAg TTCCTTAGATGAATTAAATCCTGCATATTATGGTCTCCAAAGCCAAGAAAACGTACAGCCACAGGGTCTGCTTAATGCCCCAGATGTCGCAGCCGCAACCATGACGACTGTAGGCGAATTGGAAGTAAAGTTAAAAGAACTTTATTGTGGCAAAGCAGTTAGTGCTGAATTTGGTTATATTGAG AACCTAGAGGAACGCGAATGGTTGGCCTTGCATTTCGAACAGTTGAATGCACAATCACAGCAATATCTTAGTAATGACAATCGTAAACAGATTGCCGAATTACTAATTAAGTCACAAGCCTGGGACAATTTCATGGCCACAAAATACCCCACTGTCAAGCGTTACGGTGGTGAGGGTGCTGAAAGTTTATTGGCTTTCTTTTGGCAATTGCTGCGCAATAGTGCACAAg ATGATCTCAAACAAATTGTTGTGGCAATGCCACATCGTGGACGTACAGAGTTACAAACCATTCTATTGAATATGAGACCTGCGAAAGTTTTTCGCAAACTTAGTGGAGAATCTGAATTTCCAGAGGATTGCCAAGCCATGTCAGATGTAATAAGTCATTTTC ACATATCGGAAGATTTGAATGTGGAGggtaaaaatatacatttttgtatggTGCGAAATCCTTCACACTTGGAG gcTGCCAACCCTGTTGCCATGGGCAAAACTCGTTCTaaacaacaaactttaaaaGATGGAGCTTTCAGTGATGAAGCGGAAAAACCATTCGCGTCCTCAGTACTAAATGTAATACTTCATGGTGATGCAGCCTTTGCCGGTCAAGGTGTCAACCAGGAATGTTTGAATATGGCCTATGTGCCACACTTTGAAATTGGTGGCAGTGTTCATTTGATTGTCAATAACCAAGTGGGTTTCACCACTCCCGGTGACAGAGGTCGTTCAACAGATTATACCTCCGATTTAGCTAAAACTATTCAAGCTCCTGTATTTCATGTCAATGGCGATGATCCCGAAATGGTGGCTTTGGTTACAAAACTGGCCTTTGAATATCAGCGTCAGTTCCGTAAGGATATATTCATTGATATGAATTGTTTCCGTCGTTGGGGTCACAACGAATTGGACGATCCCATGTTTACGAATCCATTGGTGTATACCATCGTAAACAATCGCAA aaccgTTCCCGATTTATATGCTGAAAAACTCAATGAACAATCAATACTCTCCGCTGAAGAGGCCAAAAAGATGCACAACGATTATATGGACTACCTTAGTGAAGAACTTCTGTTAGCGCCTAAATATAAACCAGAACCCTCATACTTTCAAGAACAATGGCAACACCTTACTACGGCCTCAGATAATGTAACCTACTGGGATACTGGCCTTGATTATGGTTTACTTAACTACATTGGACAGCAAAGTGTAAAATATCCCGAAGGCTTC AATGTTCATCCACATTTGAAAAAAACCCATATTGAGGGCagaattaaaaaactgaatgcTGGTGCAAAAATTGATTGGTCAACGGCAGAGGCTTTAGCAGTGGGCAGTCTTATGTATCAGGGCTATAATGTACGCATAAGTGGTGAAGATGTTGGACGTGGCACCTTCTCACATCGTCATGTTATGTTGGTTGACCAGGAAACAAATGAAATGTTTATACCATTGAACGAACTAAAAGGTGGTCATGATGGTAAATTGGAAGTGGCTCATAGCATATTGTCTGAAGAGGCTGTATTGGCCTTTGAATATGGTATGGCCATAGATAATCCAAATAACTTGATCATTTGGGAAGCTCAGTTTGGTGACTTTGCCAATGGGGCCCAGATTATCATAGATAACTTTATTATCTCTGGAGAAA caaaatggaTGGATTCAAATGGTTTAGTTTTGCTCTTGCCACACGGTTATGATGGTGCTGCCTCCGAACACAGTTCTTGCCGCATTGAACGTTTCTTGCAATTGTGCGACTCGAAAGAATGTGCCGCCGACAGTGATAATGTAAATGTACAAATTGTTAATCCCACAACTCCTGCCCAGTACTTCCATGTCTTGCGTCGCCAGCAAATACGTAATTTCCGCAAACCTTTGATTGTGGTTGCTCCCAAAGTTCTATTGCGTTTATCGGCTGCCACTTCAACGCATACAGATTTCGCTCCAGGCACTCAGTTCCATAATGTTTTGGGTGACAGCACTGTTCATCAGGACTCAGTTAAGCGCGTCGTCTTGTGTTCTGGTAAACACTATTATAATTTGGCTGACGAAAGACAGGCTCAAAATGCCCAGGACACTGCCATTATTCGTGTAGAGTCATTGTGCCCATTCCCCGCCTATGAATTACAACAGGAGATGGCTAAATATAAGAACGCCACAA AGTTTGTTTGGTCTCAAGAAGAACACCGTAACATGGGCGCCTGGAACTTTGTTAAACCACGTTTTGAAAATCTTGTTGGAAAACAG